Below is a window of Humulus lupulus chromosome 9, drHumLupu1.1, whole genome shotgun sequence DNA.
TTTCATGAATTCAGCTCAGTGTGAAAATTTCCACTCACATTAATTCCAACTGTAaatgcatgaaaaaaaaaatatatatatatacatagtaaGGAGGGCTCACATGGTTCCGGCGACTCTGGTGGTAATGTGGGTGTTCTCCTCTTCATCCAGTTTAGCAAGACCAAAGTCAGAAATTTTAGGATTAAGGTCCTTATCAAGTAGTATATTATTAGCTTTAATGTCCCTATGAACAATTTTCAGCGGTGATTCCTCGTGCAGGAAAGCCAGACCTTTTGCAATGCCAACACAGATATTTTGCCTTGTTGGCCAGTCTAATTTTGCCGAACCTTCATGTCCACCTattataaaaaacaaataataataaaaaggcaGTAACTAGATCAATGGCGTTTATTAAACTAGCATTTAGAAATTTGCTGATGAAGTTTAATTGTTAGGCTCACCGAATAAGGAATGAGCAAGGCTATTGTTCTCCATGTATTCATATACCAACAACAATTGCTTTCCTTCAATACAACATCCATGCAATTTGACAAGATTTGGGTGTTGTAAAGCAGAAATCATGCCTATTTCATTcacaaattctctatttccttgttTTGATTTTGAAGATAGTTGTTTAACTGCAATAATAGTACCATCTAATAGCACACCCTGCAATGAAAATCACATCCATATCAAGTTTGCATAAAGAGTTAATCTTATGTACAACATAGTAAAACACAATGCAATTACAGGTACCTTGAATACAGATCCAAAGCCACCTTCACCGAGCTTGTTCTCAGCGTGAAAGTTATTAGTGGCTGCTTTAATTTGTCTGAATGAAAAGAAACCAGTTTGCAGGTCTAATCCTTTCAAAACTGTCAAAAGAACAAGTTTATCTACTAAGAATTTGAGCATGCTGAGATCACATTCACACTAAGAGAAAGTTTTTAAAGCAATAGTTCTTACGCTGCTCCCTTGATGGCTTGCCTCCAAAATAGCCTTTCCACCAAAGAATGCCTAAGATCATGAGAATAAGGAGCAATGGAGAAACAACCCCAATGACAATAATTTTTGTGCTTCTGCTTTCATCAGGAGGTTTGAAATCTGAAAATTTAGAGGTAAAAATAAGTGGATGGTGCTGGGAAACACATACTCTTAACTACCATATAAACCTTCTCAAAGTCCCTCGAAATTCAAGATCTTGAAGTTAATTAAATTTGCTACTCATGTTTTTCTTGTATATACATGTTGTGAAAGGGGCAACGTTCAATTGGAGTGTGTGATCAGAGATAGAGTTGTATTGTGCCATCAGTAAAAGAGAGAGTTGTCACGAGTGCATGCTCTAGGTTACTAGAAGAGAATGGATGTAAACGTGAGTAGCAAGTGCAGCTGATATCTCCTCAAGAGAGCTAAAACAGAACATGGACTCCAAATTGCAGTCAAACTTCTATAACTCGGTTGTGTTCTTTACATTCTGTTTTGCTTTGTTTCTCTGGTTTATTTTGTTTCTAGGCTTAGGTGAGTTTTTATGTTTGCAAGTAATCGAATTTGGTGAGAGAATAGCAGTAAAATTCCTACAAATAACttaataaatattttcattaaagcaAACATACAGAAGTACTTACCAGACTCCAAAGAGATAGCTGAAACAAGAGAACCATACACCCCTCGTCTTGGAACATTTGTTGTCCCTTTCCCCGCATATTGGAAGCGAATATCCAATGTCTTATTAGTCACCATGGTTTTAAATTCTCTAATCACTTCTTTATCAACTCCCTCTGCTTCTTTTTCAATATTGAAGTCCTTCAACTCCAGTTTTCCCTACAATGAATCCCTTTAAATCACCAATCTATACAAACAATTCTTCATCGTGTATGCGCTTAGGAAAAAGTGTATTTAAGAGTATGCCAATGAAGCTACCTGGACATAAACATCAAACATTCGGCTACCAACACTGTAATATGATCTATTGTCTCTTAATACTATCTCTGCAAAGTGGAGCTTGACAGTATAAGGTCCATTTGCTAGGCAACGTGCATAGTATGTCAATGAAAGAGGAGAGAGGCGTGCAGCCGTATACAACTCAGAATTCTTCATTTTGAGCACGGATGCATTGTTTGCAATATAGTCTTTTGTGGTACTCCAAGCATCCCAGAAATTACCAGTGCTGCTAAATCCCCAATCAGGTGGGCTGTGGAGGAACTTTGCACCACCTCCTGGATCTTCATCTCCTTGATACTTGATGTTTCCAAGGGTAATTTCTTTTCCACCGCAGTTTATATGCAACGAATATCGATCTATTATACCAATGCAGAAACATAAGGAACATGGTACTTTACCAATCCATAATTTGTCATTTATAGTTACATTGGTTCTTCAATGGGAAAAAGATAAGGGATATTTTGGTTACCTTTTGAACATGGATTCATGCAGTGACCGATTAATCTGCATTAAAGTGGTATAAGGAAGTACAATTAGATTGTGTAAAATTGATAATCAAGGTGTTATCATCTCAGGTTAGTTGAGTTTATAGCTTACTTGTTGTTCTGTTGGGAAAAGCTTCTGAACAGATTGCTGATGAAACAACACAGCAGTTACTTTCACATTTATACAACTTCTTAACAAAAAATGGTAAAAAAGACAGAGAAAAAGGAATGAGTAACCCTTACAAGGTTTCTCGACAAGTTGCCGGTACAGAAATTTCAGAAAAATTATTGTAAGAAAGATCTATTACACTGCAAACAAAGATGAAATTCTTCATTAGCTTATTGTAAACAAAAGAAGTCACAAACATAATGTTATGCTTAACCAAATAGCAATTGATATgcttgaagaaaatgaaagataTCGGAAGGAAAACATACTATCGATTATCTCTACTACTGATCCAATCCGGAATAAGGCCAGCGAGCTGGTTACTTGTCAGATATCTGCTTAATTGGgaatattattaaaatataataacacCAAGTTACTACACATAatacattatattaattgattatCCTAATGAATAGAGTCTACAATACTTACATTGTGCTCAATCTCATAATATTTGCTAAATTTGGAATGGTTCCTCCCAATCTGTTAAAGCTAAGGTCTCTGCAACATGAGATATCCTTAATGCCTATGTCTCATATAacatcttatatatatatatattagattaaTATGCATGAGTTAGTAAAATATTGAGGCATTTAATTGCTTGTAATTTTTTGCAAGGGGAAAACAAAGCATTACAAAGTATTGAGATTTGTCAAGGTAGATAAATATTCAGGAATTTTCCCTCTTATATTACAGCTTCTCAACATCCTACAATTTGAAGAAAATCAAATAATAAGCAAGTCTTTCAATCAAGTTATCAATTATCCAATTAGAAAGAATAATATAGCATAAATAAATGGACTCACAAATCCTCCATGCTGTTCATGTTTCTCAAATCTGGAAATTCTGAGCTCTCACCATCTAAGTCACTAATCCTTCTGCAGTGAGTCACATTATGATCAAATCTTCATAGATACCAACCAAGAAAGCTTCTTATTATGTCAAAAAGTACAAATGAAGATTAACTACTTGTAATGGATAACTCACAGTGTGTTCAAATTTTTCAAGACCGAAAGACTAGAAGGAATTGGCCCTTCAAATCCACTTCCTTGTATCTCTCTAATACAAATACATTTCAAACAAAAAAGGGTCACATAacacttcttttcttttcttttttcactTGGAAAAGCATATTATAGAATGAAAAGCTCTTACAAATTTTTAAGTAGTTTCCAACTCCCGAAAAAATCTGGTAGTCTTCCACTGAAGTTATTGCTGCTAATCCTACTGCAAATGTATTATGCAAACACCATTATTAAATCGAGTTTTCTCGCTTACATATACAATATTTGAGTACTCAAATCTCAGACCTTGTGCGAGCAAACCATATATAGGCTGGTCTGTTTGAACTAATTCATAAAATTTTAGTTCTAAAGAAGACTTACAGAGTTTGTAATTTAGTCAGGTTAGTGAGAGTCACAGGCCATGTTCCATTGAGACTATTAGCACTAAGAAAGCTGAAATTAGCCACAGAAATACAGCCATAAAACAATTTAGAAAATTAAAGATGATTAAAGAATTaaattaaaagagaataaaaGTTTAAAAACTGACAGAGTCTCCATGTTGACCAAATTTCCAAACTCAGGGGGAATTGTTCCAGAAAAAGAGTTGCTCTCCAGACCCCTGAAAATCACAATTCTCTTAATGTTAAATGTCCCttaaacatgttttataaaggcACTTAAAAAGAGAGAGCTTAAACATACAATGCTTTGAGAGTAGTTATTCTTCCCAAAAAGCTGGGTATTGGTCCTGTTAAATTGTTGACACTGAGAACCCTGCAGTGGTTCCTTTCCATTAATACAAACACTATATGTGCATACATACAAAGCTAAATCTTGACCATAAAGGGTATGTTGAAAATTACAGTGTTTCCAACTTTGTAGAAGCCCATTCACTGGGTATTGTACCACTGAGGTAGTTCTGCCCCAAATTACTACATATAAGCAAGAAAATTTATGAATGGTGTTAGTAATACAAATCAGAGAATGGGTTTGAGGTTACAAACAACTAAAAACTTAAAAAGTACATACAGTTCCTTTAGGTATTGTAGCTTTCCCACTGATGGTGGAAGCACCCCATCAAGATCCTGCCCTACAAAGTTACTGCATTGATCCAAAACATGCCCAAGTCATGATCATAATTCAACATGGATAATTGTAAAAGATACAAGAGGGAAAAGAGGGACATTACATGGTTTGGACATGGCATACATTTGCAGAGATGGAGCAATTGCAGATGATGAAGTTGAAGTACTGATCTGTATGGGGTCTCTCAGTGGTTGTTTTGTTACTGCATGGATCATTGAAATTCCAGTCTTTCTTATTCAGCTGTGCAGCTATTTCTTTAATGGCTTTCACTGCAAATACACAAAAGCACACACTTTACCAAAACTAAATCTTTTCATAAatatcaaaaacaaaataaatacataaatatccCAACTGCTAGACTAAGCAACTAGAACAAGATTACTTCCACATGGGGTGGCTAAATTTTGAGTTTCAAGAACAGATTATACAGTTATTTCATCCCAAATTTCAAATGCAGAAGTCGGTGTCATAAGGGGAAGAAAAGTAGGACCGTTTGAAAAAGGGAAGACAGAGAAAGACTCAAACCCAATGAATCATTTGTAAAAAGCTAAAAGTTTGAACTTTGTTTGAAAAGAGAGAAAGAGTATGAACCCCATTTGGGTTTTCATCTTCAAACAGTTTCatcaagaaaaaagaagaagaaactgCCCTTATTACCTTCAGAAGTGGGAAGATTTTTAGGTTGAGCACTGGTTTGGATGGGACCCATTTCCATGCAAAGAAGCAAGAGGACTACAACTACAACTGCATGGATTATGGTTTTGGTCTTAGCCATTTTCAGGTTCTGTTTGTGTGTATTAAGAAGAATTGTACTCCagttgagaagaagaagaagaagaagaagaattatATTAAGAAGAATTAACCGAAGCCAATTGGGTTTTTGACTATGGAGTTTTGTCCCCTTcactgaaattatatttttatatgttagTGGTATTATACAAGTATAGATAAATGGTTGTGAAATGGTATGGAGACAGCGCCCAAGGTTTTTGGTTGAGCCACCATTGTTAAGAAACTTCTTAAAATAGAAAGTTGGTAAGTAAAAAGAAAGTGACGTAATCCACATGCATAAATCACTGTATATAAATGGACAATTCTATACCTTTTATGGTGACGAAAAATAGATTGAAAGAGACTTTTTTCCACCGCAATGAAAAAAAGTAGTCCCGGTAACAATCGGATTGAACTTAATTTTTACTGTAGTAAATTATTCAGGATTTTTTTTGAGAATTTACAAAATGCTTAAACAACTATAATAAATCCCTCCATTAAAAAGATACATCAAAAATTGTTTACGAGCCAAATACACTGTACAAGTATCTGTAGAATTTACAAAATGCTTTAAACAACTACAATAAACTCCGTCATTAAAAAGATACATCGAAAATTGTTCACGAGTCAAATACATTATACaagtatcatatatatatataggaattcTTTTATAGAAGATTCACTTTAAGCCTCAAATGATTAAATCGGTAGGGTTAGTAGTGTTTCTCAacctgtgaatagttttcggtgcaattttttttatgatcatgtatattgtaactattttgaGCTTTCTCCAAGTTTtcgaaaattttgaatagtttataatactgaaaactaagttcaaatatgttgttgtacgtgtgactaatttttttatgcgcgtggaaagtaatatatttaaacttaattttcgttactgtaaattattcaaaaatttttaaaaatttacaaataacattcataaaagaaaaattatatggAAAATTGTTCAAGACTTTTTATCACACCGACAGGATAAGCTTGTCctctgaaaatatatatatatgtcacgtAAGGTAAAAACTTTAATACGTAACACTCAGCAGACTCAACACTATTTTAAGTCTTTGGCTGACTTAATATTCCAATTATGGTCTTAAAAGGAGAAGGTAACTATTGGGCTTTAACCAAAAATAAATATATCTAATTTATCATATTTGTATTTGGTGGTGGCTGGCAATAAGTCCAAGTCATCTTtagaaaaaatctaaaaaataatataaacaaagaATTTTCCACAGCCAGTCAAGTTCAACCCCAATAAAGTAAAGTCATTGTTTAAGTCTTTATTCTCCCAAAAagaataataaacaaatataaagaggttttttttatatatttctttctaACTTGATATAGTAACAAAATGACAACTTGTTTTCCTCCTTTcgaaaatcttttttcttttttctttttttattttcttttttctttttttactaTATAATTTGCATGAGCGAGacatgaataaaaaatattatactttattTGGCAAATTAATcaagattatatttattatatgaaaAGCTTACATCTTTTGAGAATTAATTTAAACCTCAAGCCTCAACATACCAATtaaatgaaaatcttgattttagtAAAAAGTTATTTTTAAAGAACAATTAAATAGAAAAGTTAACCAGGAATTAATTATGAAAAGTACtctaattaaagaaagaaaaatttacatataaaattacctttaatttttatatttatgggCAAAAATATTCTAGAATATGATTAAGGTTTTGAGAcccaacaataaataaataattcatataatatttaataataaattcaatatatCTTAAACAGCATAGGTAAAATTTATCATTAGctcaaaattataaaagtttaacaTAATCATAAGtcctaattaattataataaaacaaTATAACTAGTACTTGTATACAGGGGCAGACCTACAGTATCCTTGGGGTGGTATTGGCCACTggctgatttaaaaaaaaaaaacaacaacaactacTAACTACtgtataaatttaattatatccAAATGGGCCACCCTCTCATTAAATaacttatattatatataataggcTTTAGTTTTCTAAATGGGTCACCTAATCATATATCTTATTTGTATACAAATGAAAATGATGTCTTGCATTGTATTGGGCCTATTTTATTTGGGTTTTAAAGGAAttttaatagattttttttttttgactttgtgttttgtctcattacatgtttggattttgtgttttgataaattattttttggaccttatgtttctttaaaattgttaaaatagaaccctaaacctg
It encodes the following:
- the LOC133801911 gene encoding probable LRR receptor-like serine/threonine-protein kinase At1g07650 isoform X3: MAKTKTIIHAVVVVVLLLLCMEMGPIQTSAQPKNLPTSEVKAIKEIAAQLNKKDWNFNDPCSNKTTTERPHTDQYFNFIICNCSISANVCHVQTINFVGQDLDGVLPPSVGKLQYLKELNLGQNYLSGTIPSEWASTKLETLVLSVNNLTGPIPSFLGRITTLKALGLESNSFSGTIPPEFGNLVNMETLFLSANSLNGTWPVTLTNLTKLQTLRISSNNFSGRLPDFFGSWKLLKNLEIQGSGFEGPIPSSLSVLKNLNTLRISDLDGESSEFPDLRNMNSMEDLDLSFNRLGGTIPNLANIMRLSTIYLTSNQLAGLIPDWISSRDNRYVIDLSYNNFSEISVPATCRETFNLFRSFSQQNNKLIGHCMNPCSKDRYSLHINCGGKEITLGNIKYQGDEDPGGGAKFLHSPPDWGFSSTGNFWDAWSTTKDYIANNASVLKMKNSELYTAARLSPLSLTYYARCLANGPYTVKLHFAEIVLRDNRSYYSVGSRMFDVYVQGKLELKDFNIEKEAEGVDKEVIREFKTMVTNKTLDIRFQYAGKGTTNVPRRGVYGSLVSAISLESDFKPPDESRSTKIIVIGVVSPLLLILMILGILWWKGYFGGKPSREQLLKGLDLQTGFFSFRQIKAATNNFHAENKLGEGGFGSVFKGVLLDGTIIAVKQLSSKSKQGNREFVNEIGMISALQHPNLVKLHGCCIEGKQLLLVYEYMENNSLAHSLFGGHEGSAKLDWPTRQNICVGIAKGLAFLHEESPLKIVHRDIKANNILLDKDLNPKISDFGLAKLDEEENTHITTRVAGTIGYMAPEYALWGYLTYKADVYSFGIVALELVAGINNMKFRPNEDYVCLLDWVLVSQQKGNLMGLADPKLGSEFNHEEVVRMIKVALLCTNPSPALRPTMSAVVSMLEGRTLVHELIMDPSVYGDQSRFKALTKYIDDLRNPSSTESFFDSSKAAGLGHSFSTAPSASSSNQT
- the LOC133801911 gene encoding probable LRR receptor-like serine/threonine-protein kinase At1g07650 isoform X2 codes for the protein MAKTKTIIHAVVVVVLLLLCMEMGPIQTSAQPKNLPTSEVKAIKEIAAQLNKKDWNFNDPCSNKTTTERPHTDQYFNFIICNCSISANVCHVQTINFVGQDLDGVLPPSVGKLQYLKELNLGQNYLSGTIPSEWASTKLETLVLSVNNLTGPIPSFLGRITTLKALGLESNSFSGTIPPEFGNLVNMETLFLSANSLNGTWPVTLTNLTKLQTLISSNNFSGRLPDFFGSWKLLKNLEIQGSGFEGPIPSSLSVLKNLNTLRISDLDGESSEFPDLRNMNSMEDLMLRSCNIRGKIPEYLSTLTNLNTLDLSFNRLGGTIPNLANIMRLSTIYLTSNQLAGLIPDWISSRDNRYVIDLSYNNFSEISVPATCRETFNLFRSFSQQNNKLIGHCMNPCSKDRYSLHINCGGKEITLGNIKYQGDEDPGGGAKFLHSPPDWGFSSTGNFWDAWSTTKDYIANNASVLKMKNSELYTAARLSPLSLTYYARCLANGPYTVKLHFAEIVLRDNRSYYSVGSRMFDVYVQGKLELKDFNIEKEAEGVDKEVIREFKTMVTNKTLDIRFQYAGKGTTNVPRRGVYGSLVSAISLESDFKPPDESRSTKIIVIGVVSPLLLILMILGILWWKGYFGGKPSREQLLKGLDLQTGFFSFRQIKAATNNFHAENKLGEGGFGSVFKGVLLDGTIIAVKQLSSKSKQGNREFVNEIGMISALQHPNLVKLHGCCIEGKQLLLVYEYMENNSLAHSLFGGHEGSAKLDWPTRQNICVGIAKGLAFLHEESPLKIVHRDIKANNILLDKDLNPKISDFGLAKLDEEENTHITTRVAGTIGYMAPEYALWGYLTYKADVYSFGIVALELVAGINNMKFRPNEDYVCLLDWVLVSQQKGNLMGLADPKLGSEFNHEEVVRMIKVALLCTNPSPALRPTMSAVVSMLEGRTLVHELIMDPSVYGDQSRFKALTKYIDDLRNPSSTESFFDSSKAAGLGHSFSTAPSASSSNQT
- the LOC133801911 gene encoding probable LRR receptor-like serine/threonine-protein kinase At1g07650 isoform X1, whose translation is MAKTKTIIHAVVVVVLLLLCMEMGPIQTSAQPKNLPTSEVKAIKEIAAQLNKKDWNFNDPCSNKTTTERPHTDQYFNFIICNCSISANVCHVQTINFVGQDLDGVLPPSVGKLQYLKELNLGQNYLSGTIPSEWASTKLETLVLSVNNLTGPIPSFLGRITTLKALGLESNSFSGTIPPEFGNLVNMETLFLSANSLNGTWPVTLTNLTKLQTLRISSNNFSGRLPDFFGSWKLLKNLEIQGSGFEGPIPSSLSVLKNLNTLRISDLDGESSEFPDLRNMNSMEDLMLRSCNIRGKIPEYLSTLTNLNTLDLSFNRLGGTIPNLANIMRLSTIYLTSNQLAGLIPDWISSRDNRYVIDLSYNNFSEISVPATCRETFNLFRSFSQQNNKLIGHCMNPCSKDRYSLHINCGGKEITLGNIKYQGDEDPGGGAKFLHSPPDWGFSSTGNFWDAWSTTKDYIANNASVLKMKNSELYTAARLSPLSLTYYARCLANGPYTVKLHFAEIVLRDNRSYYSVGSRMFDVYVQGKLELKDFNIEKEAEGVDKEVIREFKTMVTNKTLDIRFQYAGKGTTNVPRRGVYGSLVSAISLESDFKPPDESRSTKIIVIGVVSPLLLILMILGILWWKGYFGGKPSREQLLKGLDLQTGFFSFRQIKAATNNFHAENKLGEGGFGSVFKGVLLDGTIIAVKQLSSKSKQGNREFVNEIGMISALQHPNLVKLHGCCIEGKQLLLVYEYMENNSLAHSLFGGHEGSAKLDWPTRQNICVGIAKGLAFLHEESPLKIVHRDIKANNILLDKDLNPKISDFGLAKLDEEENTHITTRVAGTIGYMAPEYALWGYLTYKADVYSFGIVALELVAGINNMKFRPNEDYVCLLDWVLVSQQKGNLMGLADPKLGSEFNHEEVVRMIKVALLCTNPSPALRPTMSAVVSMLEGRTLVHELIMDPSVYGDQSRFKALTKYIDDLRNPSSTESFFDSSKAAGLGHSFSTAPSASSSNQT